A stretch of Lactuca sativa cultivar Salinas chromosome 6, Lsat_Salinas_v11, whole genome shotgun sequence DNA encodes these proteins:
- the LOC111912040 gene encoding receptor-like protein EIX2: MTRCVIIIFSLVLLLLETTTANQLVAVRGGDDNGSVKKCFDKERHALLHFKAGLQDPYDTHSTWSVDQHDCCEWDWVVCNNRTGHVEGLIIGNGGLVGVIPSSIGFLTKLEIFDLSENSLCGSIPPEFGNLTKLIILNLIELHLSYNMLDGIPRYLGNLCSLERLYFTNNSAVVNFPSFLNNLSGCTSHTLRELYASHTRFTGSVSDETQTLKNLTHLVMSSCKLGPRFPRWIHILKKLTHLDISDNKISDTIPLDFWGMWPSQLMYLNLSSNNISGKVPDISSNFGNNSVIDLSSNSLYGTIPDVPSTLMLLNLSRNKLGGGIPLLCQIVDGLLQFLDLSHNSLTGQLPDCLQQFKQLKLLNLGHNNLCGRLPSSIGSLINLEALYVYKNNFSGELPLALKSCTSLNSLNLGANKFSGNVPIWIGENLKGLYALILGSNNFFGTIPLQLCQLGNLQILDLSRNNLHGTIPSCLNNLTSMVPQGFLLPQNMHSFPIFLYPLGGGGIVNLHETQYQYVDHAIIEWQGNEREFFRNLRLLKMIDLSSNNLTGQFPYQLTNLYELVALNLSTNALVGEIPVNISRMKNLISLDLSRNNFSGGIPSSMSQMTLLNDLDVSFNNLSGRIPSSTQLQSFATSRYDGNTQLCGPPLTKKCPGDELEVPPAIGEREGDGEGVDELRGWFYMGGGIGFATGFWIACGALLLNRRGRHVFFQFHDKFRDWVYVKIVVFFANFQRFVHA; encoded by the coding sequence ATGACTCGGTGTGTTATTATAATATTCTCGCTTGTCTTGTTACTACTTGAGACTACAACTGCCAACCAATTGGTAGCAGTGAGAGGAGGAGATGATAATGGTTCTGTGAAGAAGTGTTTTGATAAGGAGAGACATGCTCTCCTTCATTTCAAAGCTGGCCTTCAAGACCCCTATGATACTCACTCTACATGGAGTGTTGACCAACATGACTGCTGTGAATGGGATTGGGTGGTTTGCAACAACCGAACAGGTCATGTGGAAGGGCTTATTATTGGGAACGGTGGTCTTGTCGGTGTCATCCCTAGTTCCATTGGTTTCTTGACCAAATTAGAGATATTTGACCTTTCCGAGAACTCTCTCTGTGGAAGCATTCCTCCAGAGTTTGGAAACCTCACAAAGTTGATAATTCTTAACCTTATTGAACTTCATCTCTCTTACAACATGTTAGATGGGATACCCAGATATCTTGGTAATCTTTGTAGTTTGGAACGGTTGTACTTTACTAACAACTCCGCTGTTGTTAACTTTCCTTCTTTTCTTAACAACCTGTCTGGATGCACATCTCATACATTGCGAGAGTTGTATGCCTCTCATACCCGATTTACAGGGTCAGTTTCCGATGAAACCCAAACACTGAAAAATCTTACCCATCTTGTCATGAGCTCTTGCAAGCTAGGCCCTCGCTTCCCTAGATGGATTCATATACTGAAAAAACTTACCCATCTTGATATATCCGATAACAAAATTTCAGACACCATTCCTTTGGATTTTTGGGGCATGTGGCCTTCTCAATTAATGTACTTGAATCTATCTTCCAACAACATCAGCGGGAAAGTACCTGATATATCATCAAATTTTGGCAACAACTCAGTGATAGATTTGAGTTCCAACAGCTTATATGGCACAATACCCGATGTCCCTTCCACTTTGATGTTATTAAATCTTTCCAGAAACAAGTTGGGTGGAGGAATCCCGCTTTTATGCCAGATTGTCGATGGTCTTTTACAATTTCTTGACCTCTCACATAACTCTCTAACCGGACAACTTCCAGACTGTCTGCAGCAGTTCAAACAACTAAAGCTTCTTAATCTTGGACACAACAATCTATGTGGAAGGCTTCCTAGCTCTATTGGATCTTTGATAAATCTTGAGGCATTGTATGTATACAAGAACAATTTCTCTGGAGAATTACCTCTGGCTTTAAAGAGTTGCACAAGTTTAAACTCGTTGAATTTAGGAGCCAACAAGTTTTCTGGTAATGTGCCGATCTGGATTGGGGAAAACCTAAAGGGGTTGTATGCTCTTATCCTAGGATCTAACAACTTCTTCGGAACCATTCCACTGCAATTATGTCAATTAGGAAATCTTCAAATTTTAGACTTGTCAAGGAACAATCTCCATGGGACCATCCCTTCATGTTTGAATAATCTAACAAGCATGGTTCCACAAGGATTCTTACTGCCACAAAATATGCATAGCTTTCCAATTTTCTTGTATCCTTTAGGTGGTGGTGGTATTGTTAATCTCCATGAAACTCAGTATCAGTATGTTGACCATGCAATAATAGAATGGCAAGGAAATGAACGTGAATTCTTTAGGAATCTGAGATTGTTAAAGATGATTGACCTGTCAAGCAACAACTTAACAGGACAATTCCCATATCAACTTACCAATCTCTACGAACTTGTTGCCCTGAACTTATCAACTAACGCCCTAGTTGGAGAGATTCCTGTGAATATTAGTCGGATGAAAAACCTTATATCTTTGGATTTATCTAGAAATAATTTTTCAGGAGGGATACCATCAAGCATGTCTCAAATGACTTTATTGAATGACCTAGACGTCTCATTTAATAATTTGTCAGGGAGAATACCATCTAGCACTCAACTCCAATCCTTTGCAACTTCAAGATATGATGGAAACACACAACTTTGTGGACCTCCCCTTACTAAAAAGTGTCCTGGAGATGAACTAGAAGTGCCACCTGCCATTGGTGAGCGTGAGGGCGATGGAGAAGGCGTGGATGAACTCCGGGGATGGTTCTATATGGGAGGGGGAATTGGTTTTGCTACTGGATTTTGGATAGCATGTGGGGCTCTACTCCTTAATCGTCGTGGGAGACAtgttttttttcaatttcatgATAAGTTCAGAGATTGGGTTTATGTGAAGATAGTAGTGTTCTTTGCAAATTTTCAAAGGTTTGTACATGCATAG